The Plutella xylostella chromosome 11, ilPluXylo3.1, whole genome shotgun sequence genome contains the following window.
ttctgttcgccgtggaccAATTTActatacaacaaatgtcgtttgatatattatatcctctttcatttactatcgaccctatattttgatttatctatacttatgaatgtacctaattataaaaataggtaatagcagaaatgcattgtcgtttaaaccagaaataagcaaaatttaatcgatggcatcactggattcgatcacagcgaagtcgccaccggaacagataagattgtggcactatagctACGACACTTtgacatttcgttagcctcacagaataagaTGTGAGCTTATACAAAATCAAAtctgagggtttgacagttggtacaactcagacaacgccatctatttctccaaaaatgaacttctttttttttaacaaacgccttgACCAAGTTGTGgattgagtcctttctgcgtaACAACGTCCACTTGTCCTTTTGAGCCACTGTGAAATAGAAACATTCaaccacagagtacttttaaacaaaatgtcaATGTTCAATGTCAATGACATGACAGCTAGGCTTGCATCACGTAGTGTTAATagtgttattttctctatggctCAGCGTTGCCAGATCGTCCTAAAAGGTAAGACGATTTTCGTCCTATTTGACGCTGAACCGTCCCCTCGACGTCCCTTTGCATCCACCGTCCCTTTTAGGGCGCAATAAGTTCGGAGTATTTTAGTGAACGCGctcatttactttattttgcCCACTAGCTACGATGATCCGCAGATAAAAAAATCACGAAAAAAAACAGACacaattaataaacaaaacccAACTGTCTAAAGTGTCAAAATAGGTTAACATTATCTAGAACGGAAAGCAAATAAAACGAGTTTTGTTTACTCTGTGGGTGTTCCATTTTATAGTTGACgaaaatcataagatttcACAAAATTATTTCTCGAAATCTAAGTGCTTCCgcagtacttaggtatagtaCTCATACAGATCTATCatcaaaaaaatcaacagctcataactctttaTCGGCCTTATAAGATAAAACAGCCTTATTAATTTGATACACTTACAGAtcgtaactttttttaaaccgTCCCTTTttgtaaagctgcgtacacaccgggccaacgaacggccaacgaacgccaacggttatcccaacaatggatatttatcatacataatacagggcagattgcagcaacgaaggtcaacgaaaaacgttcgttggcgttcgttgggccggtctgtacgcggctttAGAAACCGTCCGTTTTTAGGTAAAATACCGTCCGAAATGGTTCAATGGGACTGGCAACACTGCTATGGCTTGCATTGGGGTCATTTTGGGTATTTGGATGTGTTTTGGTCAAAAACCGAAAAATATTCTTAACTATTAGCACCCTCAAAGCTAATAAATGCTAATTTCACCGATAGTCTGCTGAATAAAGTGTTTCGCACTGCATTGGGTAAGAAAAGTTTCATAAAACCTTCATACTTCTGGTGTTGAGGTTAGCTTTTCCTCCATTTGTTTGCTAAATCTATGCTACACACAAGAGTGAATATGTGGCAGAATGAAGAGTTATCGGTGGCTGTAGGCTCAGTGGAAGTGAGAGAGCCTGCAGAGGTCTTTAATTAGCAGGTGGTAGGTGGTGAGGGCCTTCCTCAACAAATGCTAAatgagtgtttgtttgtggcctctttttaaaaactatgaGTAGGTTCTTATCTTTTTAGCTCTAGATCTACTGGTACTTATAGTGAAAGTCTAcagtctatatttttttttttatttgatctATTAACCATTCTTGCGCCTTATGGTACTggtatgaaattattttaaatacttaccattATTTTCCACctttatctgaaataaataatatgtattataaggACTAGTTACTTatgtagatacctacttacctactaaaataatttttaatgtaGTTACTGTCATATGCAGTAGCATCCTACATCCTCACACTTTTGTATGAGTGGCTGGTTCTGCTTCCAGTCAACTTGATGTCATTTGTATATGaagtaagtacaaaataaatgcaAATTTGAGTATAATTATGGCTCTTGTTTTAGTTGTACAAAACCACACTATAAGATGGAGGATGGCATGGACATAGAGGAACATGATCTGTTGAACAACCCTACTGTGAGGAGCGTGTTTCCAGATCTTGCCGTTCTCAAACaagaaattattgattttgatATAAGTGAAGTTGCAGCACCAGGTTTGTAGTTTGAATGCTCTGTTAaggttatttatatatacaaTATGCTCGCATCTGTAATCCCTGGGAGGGAGAGTCCAAGGTTATGTTATGTGACTGCTATTTACTGTGATTTCTGTATTTATATTCCTTTAGTTTAGGTAGGCCTAGACCTGTGCTACCACACCACGCAGTTTGTTGTACTAACTACTTACTGAACAgttggacaccctgtataaatgaGGAAATATTATGCTGGCCTGATCAAAGTTTTCTAAGCTATGCTCATCTTCCATCGACATTCATTCATTGATGAATCAATGATGATGGAAGATGAGTATACCATAGGAGCGGGTAGCTTAGTctggtaagcgcccgcttttcacgcaagagatgcggtttcgaatcccggcgctaacatgtaccaatgagttattttaactcaagtacaatgtataacaGTCTTACGGTGacggaaaacatcgtgagtgatatgtgaacccaccaacccgcagtggaccagcgtggtgggaaatagtccaagcttaggaaggcagtttagaccctGGGGATATGCataaaggttccactcagagagccaggtgcaggtacttacacccccacagagaatagaatagattggAAAAgagtataggtacttttcatttaacacaaaacatttattgactttgtCATGTCAACACTACTTTCAAATGAACCCTACATTGTAACATAAGGGGTAAgtacaaccaaaaaaaatcgttacaataattttaacatGTAGCACTCACACTTTCGTCCTACATTCTCCTGCAAACATTCATCATAGAACTCATTCTATCTACAAATACACCACTTTCTGGTGCTTCGGCGAGCAGGGAGCCGAGCGAGACGGCCGCGAAAATATGGTCATTGTTATGTAGTCAGCTACATAATTAGCTATACTCTCatataccttgtcaaactataCTAAAAAACaacgtcaatgtttgaatgaatgaataggcagctagtgagtttgacaaggttcaaaagtATATAgctacagtgcgacaaacttatctgttccggtgagagcgaactaaattgatccatatctcattacttactaatgaattgtatattgtaaaagattagatgggtttattaacaccgcaagagcgaattaacaatacgagcaaactaaaaatcttatagaattaagaaatattaaacatttatgtgagctgtcaccggaacagataagtttgtggcactgtacttatgcagctgactgtacttctAATCCAGTGGCTGACATAATTCCTGTCAACAAATTGAATGAAACTAACACTAACTTGGCTAACATTTTCACAGCAGTGACAAAGCACAGACCGTTTCTAGCGTTATTCAATACCACTATAAAGtagaatgtttattttaccTTCATTCAAGTCACACCCTAAGCACATTTATAGCTATCCCAATTAAACTTTATTGTACCTTTCAGAAACATTGACAACGTCGCCGCAAGTATCAAAgagaaatgaaaacaaaaatcaacTACACAATTTAACGGTCTACAGTGGGGATCATCCTACCGAGTGCTCCACTCAAGACCTGGATGTTAAACCTTTCCACCTGTGTACTGACATGGATGACACAATAACTGTCAAGGGCAACAGTTTGACAGAATTTCATGAagttgaaactgaaatcaagaAGGAATCAGAGAATGTACCAAATGAATTGACATTTTACAGAAACAGAATTATACTCGGCAAGATACATGTAGATGAGTCTGATGAAGAACGAGAAGTTGATGCACCAGGTGACTGTAATAATGTTgttaacaacaaaacaaacaatgatCAAGATTTGGCAGGCTCAATATACACTGATGAAAATAGAAGCATGAGGATAACTAAACAGGATTATGAAATGGAAAAATGTTTGAGAGCGAAAATTATTCTAACAAACTGTTATACAACTCTATTGAACCATAACTGttactgtgctcagtgtgcAGTGTTGTTCTCCAACACTGAAGCGTATAGTGAACAttacacaaacacacatacCGAGTCCACTCACTCACCTAAAGCCTCGGATTCTCTTGTGACacgtaaacaaataatttactCTCATGTGAAGGAATTTGTGTGTGACACCTGCAAGAAGATATTCACTACGAAAAGGATATTGATACAGCATATGTTAATTCACAATGACGACAAGCCATTcgagtgtgacatttgcaagaaaacatttaaccaaataaaaaatttaaagtcACACAAGTTACTTCACACTGGAGAAAAGCCATACATGTGCGGTAATTGCAAAAAATCGTTTAGGCACAGTAGTACTTTAAAAAACCACGAATTGATCCACACTGGGGAAAAGCTattccagtgtgacatttgcacgaAAACATTTTACCGAAGAAGTAATTTGAAGAGCCACAAGTTAGTTCACAGTGGCGAAATGCCATTCCAGTGTGAAATTTGTACGAAAtcatttaaacaaataaatcatttGAAGAGCCACAGGTTAgttcacactggcgaaaagccatACAAGTGCGGTAATTGCAAAAAATCGTTTCGGCATTTTAGTACTTTGAAAGAGCACGAATTGATCCACACGGGAGAAAAGCCGttccagtgtgacatttgcaagaaaacatttagGCATCGGGGCTCATGGAAAAACCATAAGGTaattcacactggcgaaaagccattccagtgtgacatttgcacgaAATCATTTAACCATATAAATACTCTTAAGAGGCACAAATTATTTCTGCACAGCCGTATGATTCTGATGAGTCGGAAAAAATGAGAGATCCGGGAAACATGAGGGAACATAGTACATGACACGGCGTGAAACAGCGGGATGTCAGTGAGTGTCAGTGGGGCGCGCTGCGGGCGAGGGCTCGGCCTCCGCCTGTCCCCTCACTGCAGGCAGCGCCGGCGACGCACAGGCCGCGTTGTCGACACGCTCTCCTACACCCACATACAAGCGACTCCACCTACACTAACCACCTCAGTTCAGTCAGGGATCCCAAAAACAACAAACTGGACACACGCactatattattgttattcctAAACCTTAGTCGATCACATTATCCCGCACACTTATTCGGAGTACAACCTCTTTGCATTGCTAAGTTAACCATtagttgttatttaattttacccACAGTTCGCGATAAAAATATCCAAACGAAGTCATACATTCATTGCTATTATTGTTATATACTATTTATAGAAATCGTTTCTCAATGCCTTCCCAAAATTTGAgtatttattatcaaaacaCATGTGGCCTCAGGACCAAATGTCTACAACTTAGTCAAAACATACTTTGTAACAATTACGACGTTATTGTCATAACCGAAACTTGGCTCCACGAAGGTATTTTAGACGGGGAATTGTGTGATAATAGGTACAGCGTATTCCGTAGGGATCGAGACTTAGCGGCCTGTGATAAGCAAACGGGTGGAGGCGTCATGATTCTCGTGAAGCAGTCACTGGGAGCGGTGCGGAGTGAGCgcgggccgccgccgcctacTGAGTTGTTATCAGTGACGTTACCGGCTCGCGCGCTCTCGGCTACCGCTGACTTACGTATAAGTGTAACGTACATTCCACCCGAAGTTCGTAGAATAACACTGGATACAGATATAGTGGTCGGGAATATAACTGCTTTCCGTGACGCGCACCCGCAATACAATCACCTAATTGTAGGTGATTTTAACATGCCGTGTATCAGCTGGGAGGCTACTACACCAACTATATTAAAACGGGGCCCAATTGAGATACAGGAAGCGGCATTAAATCTTACGGATAACTTCAGTATGCTGGGGATGTCTCatgtaacgttatttatttcttccaaataaataacttacatcataataattaacttcATAATTTCATTGCAAATTCCCTTTTTAAAAGTATCGACTTTATCGATAACTTATTCTTCGGCGTCGATAATTCTTCAAATTATCGACGCGTTCCCATCCCTAGTCAGCGAAGCGGTCTTTTGTTCGTGTCCCCACTATCGCGGCAACCCCACTCGGTGACCACTGGCTCTCGATCATTCGTCCACGGGCTACGGCATCGACTGCGCGTGACCCTACCTCACGGCAGTCCTCTAGGTGCCTAGCCCGCTCTAAAGTGTCGAATGACCTAGACCTTACCAGTGGTACCTTGTGCGTGTCTTCCCCAATATCGGGTAAGTGTGATCAGACTTGCTTAGCTCATTTTAGGAacctatttgtattttaaactTGTTCTAATTGTGTTTTAAagtgttaattaaaatttgtctAACGTAGCTtcctttttactttttattcgCTTGCTTACGCGCTAGCTAACTTAACTTACTGCGCACTTATAACAGCCAAGATGGCGGATATGCAATTACGCATTATCATTTAGATGTTTCATCAGCTTTcctgtttcttttattttatctttttgaaTACGCTAGCTTGCCTAGATgcattaaatacttttatcaaaattatgcTGCAGCTAGTCTACCGCTTTCGGCCTTTCTTAATAATTTCTATATTATCtttaatttatgttaggtATTCCGTTCTGGTTTCCACTGCCGCCTCAATCAAGTTAGATTTAGGTGCTCTTCTGTAGGTTTTGATGACGGTATGTGGAACCTAGATGATAACTGTGTACTGATGCGTTGGATTTCTATCTATTCCAGGGTCCACGGTACGGTTTACCGACTCCGCGGTTCACCTACGTGGCTTCTACGGCTCGCCCTCTACGTGCTGGTTCGGCAACCCCCTACCTTCGTGTTGCTGAccacgccgcgcagccgagctacacgccacgcgcacgcaacggccacgtgacctgcctgcctacctacctgggcactggagaagaggacttccacgccggtcgcgttatcgggattccacgccgatactcttcgactcaggggagtccctatccgtgccaactgaaaactgactgatcgtgtagtataggcctaacccacgttgacctataaataaatttgtgtcaaGCTGAACCCTGGCTTCTCATTTCTTCTCTCCTCTTAGCTAGCCATTTTTCAAAAGCGCGACACTCAATATAACACGTTAAAAAACACTTCTGGTAATACCTTGGACCTTGCGTTTTCTACCCTTCCGCTCGCAATTAACCGATGTGATTTCCCCTTCGTAAAAGAAGATCGACATCACCCTTCATTTACAGTGGAAGTTCTAGATCTTAAAATCGTACCGCTTAAGGACGCACCGACAACTAAACCTAATTTCCATAGAGGCGACTACGTCAgtctaaataaatgttttaatggTGTCGACTGGCGCGAAACTTTAAATAATTCACTATCCGTTGATGAAATAGTTAGTAGATTTTACGACATCATAAACTGTAGCATCGCAAAACATGTACCTattactaaaaaaacaaataaaaataagtatccGTCATGGTATAGTTATgccttaattaaaataataaaagaaaaatcaAAAGCCCATTCACGATGgaaaaagtttaataataaattggaTTATGATGAATTCACCTTATTGCGAAAAAGACAACACCGCGTTCAAAATGaatgttttataaattacaCTAAACGCATAGAAGGTGAATTAATAAAACAGCCGAAAGCTTTCTGGTCATATATAAAATCCATGCGTGGAACATCTAACTACCCGAAATCAATGACGTACAGTAACAAAGAATACACTAACGGTAATGACATCTGCAAtgctttcaacgattttttcAAGAGTGTGTTTGGTGACCCAGCCGATAGTACTTTACCTTTAACTACGAATATTGAATATCTGGATTCCTTATCTCGACTGAGAATCTCAGCAGCAGCAGTAGAGAAATCTCTTGGTACACTTGATACAAACAAAGGTGCGGGCAGTGATAGTATCCCTTCTATCTTTTGGAATTAATGTGCAACCTCACTCTCAATGCCCATAGCTTTAATATTTAATCGTTCTCTGGATGAAGGCATATTCCCTCAAATATGGAAATCAGCACACATCGTCCCTATACATAAAAAAGGCTCCAGGTCGCTTGTTGAGCATTATAGGGGCATTTCTATATTAAATACTATCGGTAAGATCTTTGGAAAATTAGTGTACAATTCTATTTATCCCGTAATATCTCAACATATCCCGCAACAGCAACACGGTTTCCTAAGAAAACGCTCTACTGTCACCAACTTAGCATcatttagtaattttttgCTCAACAACATGGATCACGGTGGTCAAGTTGATGTGATCTacaccgacttcgaaaaagccTTCGATCGTGTGGATCACACCATACTTCTCCACAAACTCCAGATACTAGGGATCCACGGCGACCTTTTACGCTGGATAAAATCATATCTGACCAATCGCTCACAAGCAGTAGTGTTAGGCGGCTTCAGGTCCAACTTTGTCGGTATACCTTCTGGTGTACCGCAAGGATCACACTTAGGCCCTCTGTTTTATAACGCATATCTGTTTGATATAGACACAGCCTTCACATCTTCTAAACATCTATTGTACGctgatgataaaaaaatattttacaaaatacgcAACCTATAAGATCATGAAGCTGTTCAAGCAGACCTGGATGCCTTATATCGCTACTacctaaataacaaaataacagTTAATGTCAAAAAATGCATGTGTATTAGTTTCACTCGAAAACCTAAGCCCTCCTATTTCAATTACGCCTTTAATGGTAACACTATCGAGAGAGAGAATTTCTTCTCTCTGAGCATATAGACCACGTTGCTAACAAAGCATATAGGAATCTCGGGTTTGTACTGCGGTCTTGCAAACCATTTACTAACATAGGAGCTATCAAATCGGTTTATTACGCATATGTACGCAGTACTTTGGAATATGCTAGCACCATATGGTCTCCACATTATACCATCTACAAAGAACGGCTTGAAAAGGTACAGAAAGTCTTCATAAATCACCTTAACTTTCGTCTACGTAACTCCGCTAATTCCTACAAGGATGGTTGCCGTATCAATAACGTAAATACCTTAGAGGAACGACGTACGTTGCTTGACATGTGCTTCCTGCACGACCTCGTCCACGGGCGCGTGGACTGCGCGGAGCTGGTGGGCGGCGTGGCGTACtgcacgccgcgccgccgcacgcGACACACGCCGCTGCTGCAGGTGCCATTCCACCATACCAACTACGCTACCAATGAACCCATCACACGTCTTACACgaacttataataaaacatttagcaATATCGACATAACTATTCCTTCATACCAAATTCTCATTCAAATCCAGGATTCTTAATCAGTTGATCGAAAAGCAGTAAGATAAATTATGCCAATTGAACTAGTAAGTACtgcttataaataagtaggtaaattatgtAGTATTAATTGTATATATATGCAAGTATGTgcgtatgtgtgtatgtaggtatatatgcaTATACATATCACAATTATGaataatagtataataaaaataaatatgtgtagTGTAGTAATAAATTgtgattatttatatataataattatcttatacctaactatgtattatattatattacatctttacattataatatttataacttataatCTCTTTAATCTTCTCATGTGTgctttttatatgtatttcgAAACAATAAGTtgaattatgtaggtatagcttTTCAGTTATGctcatatatttaaatttaagattttaaatttgaaataaaataaaattgttaaattGCACAGTGTGCACCTTTGTTACTATGCTGTTTATGAAGGAAAATTTGTAATTGGCCTTACTAAATAACGATGTAATAGTTTATAAGACTTTTGTATACGctgtaaattttcttaataaataaataaataaataaaagttgcaATTCTGACATCGGCGCGGACGGTCGCTTTCTAGCGGCGCCGTCTGTAGCCGGAACAGTATCAAATGTCATTAATCGCTAGGTTAAAACAACTACCTACATggttcttttttttaaatataattatggtaTACCTAATACTGATGTttgttgttttcatatttgtggTACCTGTTGCTGTGCTAGTGCCGcggtggtacagagggccttcgcAAGAGTGCGCCGCGCCgtcctgtcctcagcaactGTCCTGGCTTCTGTCCAGCTCAGCgcttgcgctcgcagctcgccgtcaactgtacgccgccatgtgtgcacCGACGACCGGGACACGGCGTCTGCGGCAGCTACTAGCTACTCATTCAAAGCTTGTTTTGTCATTACTCTtatgtgaataaaatattggacagtaactacctatataattttaaagagTGATTTTAACTACAATGTACCTTGTATGAGTACCAGGATTAATTGTTTATTGTACCTCAACaatcaataaatacctacgcTAGAGAGTTTATTTGTAGTAGTGTTATAGAATGCGATCCAATTTTTTGGCGTTTTAAGAACAACGTACCGCCTGGTACCGCCCTTGCGTCCCCCGCACCTCGGCAACTTAACTGAGGGCCAAGTGTGGGTTTTTCATAACCGATTGAGCAGTGAAAATCGACATTTGTACGGTGCGGAGCTAGTGCAGCGCgtataccgctaggtggcgactctctCACGCTACATAAATTCGCGTTTACTCGCCGCTATTCTAACGgagtaaaaactcgcactccccATGCGGGTCAGCATGGAGACGGGGAGTTGAGTGCCACGTCTAGTGTATTGTTCCTCTGTGGCAATGTGTCTGACTATGCGGGGCTGCGGGGGACGCGGGGTCCTCACTAACTCTAGTAGGAAAGTAGTAACTAAGAAGATTTAATATCATTCCACTTAAGGCAGGCTTCATGCAGGATTAGGTATGATCTAGGTACatcaatatacatataaaagtaCTTTTATGGAGTGAGAGAGTGAGGTGAGTCCAAGGCCGCTCCTCTGTCAAGCTATGAAATGCTACATGACAGCGCTGCTATAGGTGgctataggtaagtaactaccAGCAAACTAAACAAAACTTGTAGTACAAGGAGGCGGAATATTACCTATCATGCAATGTTTTCTATCTAAAACTTCGCGTTGGAATTTCTATATATTTCAGTTAGCTGATAAACTTCGATACCGCGGTTATTTCATACAGTCCTGTACTGGTATTGAGTTCTCAGAGCCATCTGTTGTTTGTCATCAAAACTAGTCAATGATATCTACTTTGTTTGTCTTtccttttaaaatttacttataatttttatcttGCTTTTACTCGAGAATACCTGCAAGTAAGAGCTCTCAAGAAGGAACATGTGAGGCCTCGGCTGTGGCGGCGGCATGGCGGCGGTGATGTTAATGTAAAAATGAAATTCTTAATCTGTGAAATTAAAACACAAACCACAGAGTACTTtcatttacaaacaaaatgtcAATGATATATGACAGCTTggcatagagaaaaaataaataattgtgaaaAGAGTGCCATCTCaaggagttttttgtcatactctatacgtcatactgaacagcgccatctctttatatttctcagcctcattgtacatacatacagggtgccctgttgggacaccctgcagccttactcccagcgatgagTGGCTGAATCGATTTCACAAATATCGCTAATTTCTTACTCCCACCGCACATTTTTGCAGCTCATTGTGTTATGACGTCACGCAAACCGTTCAGTGAAAATTATAGCGTTACTAAGCCAGAAATTCGCACCACGAGCTCTTCACACAGA
Protein-coding sequences here:
- the LOC125489134 gene encoding zinc finger protein 888-like isoform X3, encoding MEDGMDIEEHDLLNNPTVRSVFPDLAVLKQEIIDFDISEVAAPETLTTSPQVSKRNENKNQLHNLTVYSGDHPTECSTQDLDVKPFHLCTDMDDTITVKGNSLTEFHEVETEIKKESENVPNELTFYRNRIILGKIHVDESDEEREVDAPGDCNNVVNNKTNNDQDLAGSIYTDENRSMRITKQDYEMEKCLRAKIILTNCYTTLLNHNCYCAQCAVLFSNTEAYSEHYTNTHTESTHSPKASDSLVTRKQIIYSHVKEFVCDTCKKIFTTKRILIQHMLIHNDDKPFECDICKKTFNQIKNLKSHKLLHTGEKPYMCGNCKKSFRHSSTLKNHELIHTGEKLFQCDICTKTFYRRSNLKSHKLIHTGEKPFQCDICTKSFNHINTLKRHKLFLHSRMILMSRKK
- the LOC125489134 gene encoding zinc finger protein 888-like isoform X2, whose product is MEDGMDIEEHDLLNNPTVRSVFPDLAVLKQEIIDFDISEVAAPETLTTSPQVSKRNENKNQLHNLTVYSGDHPTECSTQDLDVKPFHLCTDMDDTITVKGNSLTEFHEVETEIKKESENVPNELTFYRNRIILGKIHVDESDEEREVDAPGDCNNVVNNKTNNDQDLAGSIYTDENRSMRITKQDYEMEKCLRAKIILTNCYTTLLNHNCYCAQCAVLFSNTEAYSEHYTNTHTESTHSPKASDSLVTRKQIIYSHVKEFVCDTCKKIFTTKRILIQHMLIHNDDKPFECDICKKTFNQIKNLKSHKLLHTGEKPYMCGNCKKSFRHSSTLKNHELIHTGEKLFQCDICTKTFYRRSNLKSHKLVHSGEMPFQCEICTKSFKQINHLKSHRLVHTGEKPYKCGNCKKSFRHFSTLKEHELIHTGEKPFQCDICKKTFRHRGSWKNHKVIHTGEKPFQCDICTKSFNHINTLKRHKLFLHSRMILMSRKK